In one Amaranthus tricolor cultivar Red isolate AtriRed21 chromosome 8, ASM2621246v1, whole genome shotgun sequence genomic region, the following are encoded:
- the LOC130821544 gene encoding LOW QUALITY PROTEIN: probable calcium-binding protein CML18 (The sequence of the model RefSeq protein was modified relative to this genomic sequence to represent the inferred CDS: inserted 2 bases in 1 codon; substituted 1 base at 1 genomic stop codon): MAVCNRNGNHLSLNASESLHYQDVSSDVIKERVILEDDQIAKLREIFRTFXNDGKLTQXELGTLLRSLGLKLGKDQLETLIQAVNENNNGTIEFSEFISLVSPDLIFVKCHYSKEQLKKLFKMFDIDCNGLITVAQLSHSTAKLGHALTSEELTGMSKEADTNGDGCISFQEFAQAITSTTFDSSWT; encoded by the exons ATGGCA GTTTGCAACCGCAACGGAAACCACCTCTCCCTTAACGCCAGCGAAAGCCTCCACTACCAAGATGTTTCAAGTGACGTGATCAAAGAAAGAGTTATATTAGAAGACGATCAAATAGCAAAATTAAGGGAAATATTCAGAACATT GAATGATGGGAAATTAACTCAATAAGAGTTAGGAACATTGTTACGATCGTTAGGGTTAAAACTTGGCAAAGATCAGCTAGAAACCCTTATTCAAGCAGTAAATGAGAATAATAATGGAACGATTGAATTCTCAGAGTTTATTTCTCTTGTTTCCCCTGATCTTATCTTTGTAAAATGTCATTACAGCAAAGAACAACTTAAGAAATTGTTTAAGATGTTTGATATAGATTGTAATGGTTTGATTACTGTAGCCCAACTCAGCCATTCGACGGCAAAACTTGGCCATGCTCTGACTTCTGAGGAACTTACTGGTATGTCTAAGGAAGCTGATACAAATGGTGATGGTTGTATTAGTTTTCAGGAATTCGCTCAAGCTATTACCTCTACCACCTTTGATAGTAGTTGGACTTGA
- the LOC130821545 gene encoding uncharacterized protein LOC130821545, with amino-acid sequence MRMSNTSSTLAMPNWVKYLQSFNFVSKYKTGKSNIVVDSLSRCYSILSLLDAKVLGFNHIKELYVDDPDFAAIITTFSNGTSNAQYSMQDGFLFKGNRLCIPKSPIRKLLVKEVHSEVLAGHLRINKTIDIL; translated from the coding sequence ATGCGAATGTCCAACACAAGCTCAACCCTCGCCATGCCAAACTGGGTTAAATATCTACAATCCTTCAATTTTGTCTCGAAGTACAAAACTGGAAAATCAAATATTGTTGTGGATTCATTATCACGATGTTACTCCATATTGTCCCTATTAGATGCCAAAGTACTTGGTTTCAATCATATAAAAGAGTTGTACGTGGATGATCCAGATTTTGCAGCCATAATTACAACCTTTTCAAATGGGACATCAAATGCTCAATACTCTATGCAAGATGGGTTTCTTTTCAAAGGTAATCGTCTATGTATTCCCAAGAGCCCCATTCGGAAATTATTGGTGAAAGAAGTCCATAGTGAAGTCTTAGCTGGtcatttaagaattaacaaAACTATTGATATATTATAG